One genomic segment of Vulgatibacter sp. includes these proteins:
- a CDS encoding RNA polymerase sigma factor: MSRPRAAREEIPESELLDRQAVEWSLAGDREAFAQVVVRHGPSVHALCMRMVRNTAVAEELAQETFAKGFAALASFRQDAQLRHWLLRIAVNLCRDHLKAGERREGALDDEDLFSPVDPDPDPERRVAGRQAVRALEEAIGKLPEKYREAFLLKHVEDLSYEEIQAVVGGQIPMLKVRVFRAREMLRKLLGDE, translated from the coding sequence ATGTCCCGACCGCGCGCAGCCAGAGAGGAAATTCCCGAGAGCGAGCTTCTCGACCGGCAGGCGGTCGAATGGAGCCTCGCCGGCGATCGGGAGGCCTTTGCACAGGTCGTGGTACGCCACGGCCCCTCGGTGCACGCCCTCTGCATGCGGATGGTCCGGAACACGGCGGTGGCGGAGGAGCTCGCACAGGAGACCTTCGCCAAGGGCTTCGCCGCCCTGGCCTCCTTCCGGCAGGACGCGCAGCTCCGCCACTGGCTCCTTCGGATCGCGGTGAACCTCTGCAGGGACCACCTCAAGGCGGGCGAGCGCCGGGAAGGTGCGCTCGACGACGAGGACCTCTTCTCGCCCGTCGACCCGGATCCCGATCCGGAGCGGCGGGTGGCAGGACGGCAGGCGGTGCGGGCCCTCGAGGAGGCGATCGGCAAGCTCCCCGAGAAGTACCGCGAGGCCTTCCTGCTCAAGCACGTGGAGGATCTCTCCTACGAGGAGATCCAGGCAGTGGTCGGTGGACAGATCCCGATGCTCAAGGTGCGGGTCTTCCGCGCCCGGGAGATGCTCCGGAAGCTGTTGGGGGACGAGTGA